In one Dunckerocampus dactyliophorus isolate RoL2022-P2 chromosome 9, RoL_Ddac_1.1, whole genome shotgun sequence genomic region, the following are encoded:
- the ankrd44 gene encoding serine/threonine-protein phosphatase 6 regulatory ankyrin repeat subunit B isoform X1, whose amino-acid sequence MAVLKLADQPPLIQAIFSADPEDIRMLICKSEDINALDAEKRTPLHAAAFLDDAEITELLILSGARVNAKDNMWLTPLHRAVASRSEEAVRVLIRHSADVNARDKNWQTPLHLAAANNALRCAEVIIPMLSSVNVSDRGGRTALHHAALNGHREMVNLLLAKGANINAFDKKDGRALHWAAFMGHLDVVCLLVSQGAEISCKDKRGYTPLHTAASSGQIAVVKHLLYLAVEIDESNAFGNTALHVACFNGQEAVVSELIDYGANVSQANNKGFTPLHFAAASTHGALCLEVLVNNGADVNVQSRDGKSPLHMTAVHGRFTRSQTLIQNGGEIDSVDKDGNTPLHIAARYGHELLINTLITSGADCTRRGVHGMFPLHMAALNAHSDCCRKLLSSGRRFSIMCNDSVLCAGFQIDTPDSQGRTCLHAAAAGGNVECVKLLLTSGGDHNRRDNCGRTSLHYAAASRHYQCLETLVACGTAINATDKWGRSALHYAAASDLDRRRRVALEPESEGVQAEREKEAALCLEFLLQSGATASLKDKLGYSPVHYAAAYGHKHCLELLLDRDDGYHNDPECPNARSPLHLAAYHGHAQALEVLLQGEREVDRVDEAGRTPLAMAAQRGHTDCVHILLSHGASPHTCDTQHGGTPVHLAVMNGHTECVRLLLDDSDSAALADAADSQGQTPLMLAVAGGHVDVVSLLLEREVDVNMVDNHGMTALHLGLLCGQEECVQCLLEQEASVLLGDAQGRTAIHLAAARGHASWLSELLSIACPEPDSLPPVRDHHGYTPLHWACYHGHEGCVEVLLEQKGCRCIDGNPFTPLHCAVVNGHEACASLLLEAMGSAIAGCKDAKERTPLHAAAFSGHVDCVQLLLSHDAPVDAVDQSGRSTLMMAAEKGHTGVVEVLLNSAPSSLHLTDKDGNTALHLACKNWPKEHSNSTADSIKRLSEGKKRRRLLEGKEQCVLLILDKLSDSERINATNAALQTPLHLAARSGLKQAVQELLSRGANIQTVDENGLTPALACAPSHQVADCLALILATMMPFCSPCSSGAPSPGSLLRQLHPKAPRGPPDNARPRGPRSPRNPSGPSSEGTTENDSEDSETF is encoded by the exons CCTCCTCTCATCCAGGCCATCTTTAGCGCCGACCCCGAGGATATACGAATGCTCATATGCAAGTCTGAAGACATCAATGCTCTG GATGCTGAGAAGCGTACTCCGCTCCATGCTGCCGCCTTCCTGGATGATGCCGAAATCACTGAACTCCTCATCCTCTCAG GCGCCCGGGTCAATGCCAAAGATAACATGTGGCTCACCCCACTCCATCGGGCTGTGGCGTCCCGCAGCGAG GAGGCTGTACGAGTGCTGATCCGCCACTCGGCCGACGTCAATGCCCGCGACAAGAACTGGCAGACGCCGCTGCACCTGGCCGCCGCCAACAATGCGCTGCGCTGCGCCGAGGTCATCATCCCCATGCTGAGCAGCGTCAACGTGTCGGACCGCGGCGGACGCACCGCCCTGCACCACGCCGCCCTCAATGGCCACAGAGAG atgGTCAACCTTCTCCTCGCTAAAGGAGCCAACATCAACGCTTTCGATAAGAAGGATGGGCGGGCACTGCACTGGGCCGCTTTTATGG GTCACTTGGATGTAGTGTGTCTACTGGTGAGTCAGGGGGCGGAGATAAGCTGCAAGGACAAGCGAGGCTACACCCCCCTGCACACGGCGGCCTCTAGTGGACAGATAGCGGTGGTGAAGCACCTGCTGTACCTGGCCGTAGAA ATCGATGAGTCCAACGCCTTCGGGAACACGGCGCTCCACGTGGCGTGTTTCAACGGCCAGGAGGCTGTGGTGAGCGAGCTGATCGACTACGGTGCTAACGTCAGCCAGGCTAATAACAAAGGTTTCACACCGCTGCACTTTGCCGCCGCCTCCACGCACGGAGCGCTCTGTTTGGAGGTCCTGGTCAATAACGGTGCCGATGTCAACGTACAG AGTCGAGATGGAAAGAGTCCTCTTCACATGACTGCTGTCCACGGTCGCTTTACTCGCTCTCAGACTCTCATCCAGAATG GCGGTGAGATCGACAGTGTGGACAAGGACGGCAACACGCCGCTCCACATCGCTGCTCGCTACGGCCACGAACTCCTGATCAACACGCTCATCACCAGCGGAGCCGACTGCACCAG ACGAGGTGTCCACGGCATGTTCCCTCTGCACATGGCGGCCTTGAATGCTCACTCGGACTGCTGCCGCAAGCTTCTCTCCTCAG GCCGGAGGTTTAGCATAATGTGTAACGACTCGGTCCTGTGTGCAGGCTTCCAGATCGACACCCCCGACAGTCAGGGGAGGACCTGCCTGCACGCCGCCGCCGCCGGAGG cAACGTGGAGTGTGTCAAGTTATTGTTGACGAGCGGCGGCGACCACAACAGGAGGGACAACTGCGGCAG GACTTCGCTCCACTATGCCGCCGCCAGTCGTCACTACCAGTGTCTGGAGACCCTGGTGGCTTGTGGGACCGCCATTAATGCCACCGACAAGTGGGGGCGCTCTGCTCTGCACTACGCTGCAGCTTCTGATCTGGACCGAAG GCGTCGTGTTGCTCTGGAGCCTGAGAGTGAAGGAGTGCAGGCGGAGAGGGAGAAAGAGGCGGCACT ATGTTTGGAGTTCCTGCTTCAGAGCGGAGCGACGGCCTCTCTCAAAGACAAACTAGGTTACAGTCCAGTGCATTACGCTGCAGCCTACGGACACAAACACTGTCTGGAGCTG CTGCTGGACAGAGATGACGGTTATCATAACGACCCGGAATGCCCTAACGCCAGGAGTCCCCTTCACCTGGCC GCATACCATGGTCACGCTCAGGCCTTGGAGGTGCTGCTGCAGGGTGAGAGGGAGGTGGACCGTGTGGACGAGGCCGGCCGGACCCCTCTTGCCATGGCGGCTCAGCGGGGTCACACAGACTGCGTTCACATCCTGCTCAGCCATGGGGCGTCGCCGCACACTTGTGACACGCAGCACGGAGGCACTCCAGTGCACTTAGCAG TGATGAACGGCCACACGGAGTGCGTGCGCCTCCTGCTGGACGATTCGGACAGTGCGGCCCTAGCAGACGCCGCTGACTCTCAGGGACA GACCCCTCTGATGCTGGCCGTGGCAGGGGGTCATGTGGACGTCGTGTCTCTGCTGCTGGAGAGGGAAGTGGACGTCAACATGGTGGACAACCACGGCATGACAGCGCTGCACCTAGGG CTGCTGTGCGGCCAAGAGGAATGCGTCCAGTGTCTTCTGGAGCAGGAGGCCTCCGTGTTGCTTGGCGACGCACAGGGTCGCACTGCCATCCACCTGGCGGCGGCGCGCGGCCACGCCTCCTGGCTGAGCGAGCTACTGAGCATCGCCTGCCCTGAACCAGACTCGCTGCCCCCTGTCAGAGACCACCACGGATATACACCACTGCACTGGGCCTGCTACCACG gtCACGAGGGCTGTGTGGAGGTTCTACTGGAGCAGAAGGGTTGTCGCTGCATTGACGGCAACCCATTCACGCCACTGCACTGTGCTGT GGTGAACGGCCACGAGGCGTGTGCATCTCTGCTGCTGGAGGCCATGGGCTCAGCCATCGCTGGCTGCAAGGATGCTAAAGAAAG GACTCCCCTCCATGCGGCAGCCTTCTCGGGTCACGTGGATTGCGTCCAGCTGCTCCTTTCCCACGATGCACCAGTGGACGCCGTGGACCAATCGGGTCGCAGCACATTGATGATGGCGGCCGAGAAGGGTCACACTGGGGTCGTTG aGGTTCTGCTCAACAGTGCCCCCAGCAGCCTCCATCTAACGGACAAAGATGGCAACACCGCCCTGCATCTAGCTTGTAAGAAT tggccaaAGGAACATAGTAACTCAACTGCAGACAGTATCAAACGTTTATCAGAG ggGAAAAAGAGGAGGCGTTTGTTAGAG GGAAAAGAACAGTGCGTCCTGCTAATCCTGGACAAATTGTCCGACTCAGAGCGAATCAACGCCACAAACGCCGCGCTGCAAAC CCCCCTCCACCTGGCGGCTCGTAGCGGACTCAAACAGGCGGTCCAGGAGCTGCTGTCGCGTGGAGCCAACATTCAGACGGTGGACGAGAACG GTTTGACCCCGGCTCTGGCTTGCGCCCCCAGCCATCAGGTGGCAGACTGTCTGGCTCTCATTCTGGCTACCATGATGCCTTTCTGCTCCCCTTGCAGCTCCGGGGCCCCCTCCCCGGGTTCCCTGCTGAGGCAGCTTCACCCTAAGGCGCCCAGAGGCCCCCCCGACAACGCCCGACCCCGTGGACCTCGCAGCCCACGGAACCCGTCGGGACCCTCCAGCGAGGGGACCACAGAGAACGACTCTGAGGATTCGGAAACGTTCTGA
- the ankrd44 gene encoding serine/threonine-protein phosphatase 6 regulatory ankyrin repeat subunit B isoform X3 — translation MAVLKLADQPPLIQAIFSADPEDIRMLICKSEDINALDAEKRTPLHAAAFLDDAEITELLILSGARVNAKDNMWLTPLHRAVASRSEEAVRVLIRHSADVNARDKNWQTPLHLAAANNALRCAEVIIPMLSSVNVSDRGGRTALHHAALNGHREMVNLLLAKGANINAFDKKDGRALHWAAFMGHLDVVCLLVSQGAEISCKDKRGYTPLHTAASSGQIAVVKHLLYLAVEIDESNAFGNTALHVACFNGQEAVVSELIDYGANVSQANNKGFTPLHFAAASTHGALCLEVLVNNGADVNVQSRDGKSPLHMTAVHGRFTRSQTLIQNGGEIDSVDKDGNTPLHIAARYGHELLINTLITSGADCTRRGVHGMFPLHMAALNAHSDCCRKLLSSGFQIDTPDSQGRTCLHAAAAGGNVECVKLLLTSGGDHNRRDNCGRTSLHYAAASRHYQCLETLVACGTAINATDKWGRSALHYAAASDLDRRRRVALEPESEGVQAEREKEAALCLEFLLQSGATASLKDKLGYSPVHYAAAYGHKHCLELLLDRDDGYHNDPECPNARSPLHLAAYHGHAQALEVLLQGEREVDRVDEAGRTPLAMAAQRGHTDCVHILLSHGASPHTCDTQHGGTPVHLAVMNGHTECVRLLLDDSDSAALADAADSQGQTPLMLAVAGGHVDVVSLLLEREVDVNMVDNHGMTALHLGLLCGQEECVQCLLEQEASVLLGDAQGRTAIHLAAARGHASWLSELLSIACPEPDSLPPVRDHHGYTPLHWACYHGHEGCVEVLLEQKGCRCIDGNPFTPLHCAVVNGHEACASLLLEAMGSAIAGCKDAKERTPLHAAAFSGHVDCVQLLLSHDAPVDAVDQSGRSTLMMAAEKGHTGVVEVLLNSAPSSLHLTDKDGNTALHLACKNWPKEHSNSTADSIKRLSEGKKRRRLLEGKEQCVLLILDKLSDSERINATNAALQTPLHLAARSGLKQAVQELLSRGANIQTVDENGLTPALACAPSHQVADCLALILATMMPFCSPCSSGAPSPGSLLRQLHPKAPRGPPDNARPRGPRSPRNPSGPSSEGTTENDSEDSETF, via the exons CCTCCTCTCATCCAGGCCATCTTTAGCGCCGACCCCGAGGATATACGAATGCTCATATGCAAGTCTGAAGACATCAATGCTCTG GATGCTGAGAAGCGTACTCCGCTCCATGCTGCCGCCTTCCTGGATGATGCCGAAATCACTGAACTCCTCATCCTCTCAG GCGCCCGGGTCAATGCCAAAGATAACATGTGGCTCACCCCACTCCATCGGGCTGTGGCGTCCCGCAGCGAG GAGGCTGTACGAGTGCTGATCCGCCACTCGGCCGACGTCAATGCCCGCGACAAGAACTGGCAGACGCCGCTGCACCTGGCCGCCGCCAACAATGCGCTGCGCTGCGCCGAGGTCATCATCCCCATGCTGAGCAGCGTCAACGTGTCGGACCGCGGCGGACGCACCGCCCTGCACCACGCCGCCCTCAATGGCCACAGAGAG atgGTCAACCTTCTCCTCGCTAAAGGAGCCAACATCAACGCTTTCGATAAGAAGGATGGGCGGGCACTGCACTGGGCCGCTTTTATGG GTCACTTGGATGTAGTGTGTCTACTGGTGAGTCAGGGGGCGGAGATAAGCTGCAAGGACAAGCGAGGCTACACCCCCCTGCACACGGCGGCCTCTAGTGGACAGATAGCGGTGGTGAAGCACCTGCTGTACCTGGCCGTAGAA ATCGATGAGTCCAACGCCTTCGGGAACACGGCGCTCCACGTGGCGTGTTTCAACGGCCAGGAGGCTGTGGTGAGCGAGCTGATCGACTACGGTGCTAACGTCAGCCAGGCTAATAACAAAGGTTTCACACCGCTGCACTTTGCCGCCGCCTCCACGCACGGAGCGCTCTGTTTGGAGGTCCTGGTCAATAACGGTGCCGATGTCAACGTACAG AGTCGAGATGGAAAGAGTCCTCTTCACATGACTGCTGTCCACGGTCGCTTTACTCGCTCTCAGACTCTCATCCAGAATG GCGGTGAGATCGACAGTGTGGACAAGGACGGCAACACGCCGCTCCACATCGCTGCTCGCTACGGCCACGAACTCCTGATCAACACGCTCATCACCAGCGGAGCCGACTGCACCAG ACGAGGTGTCCACGGCATGTTCCCTCTGCACATGGCGGCCTTGAATGCTCACTCGGACTGCTGCCGCAAGCTTCTCTCCTCAG GCTTCCAGATCGACACCCCCGACAGTCAGGGGAGGACCTGCCTGCACGCCGCCGCCGCCGGAGG cAACGTGGAGTGTGTCAAGTTATTGTTGACGAGCGGCGGCGACCACAACAGGAGGGACAACTGCGGCAG GACTTCGCTCCACTATGCCGCCGCCAGTCGTCACTACCAGTGTCTGGAGACCCTGGTGGCTTGTGGGACCGCCATTAATGCCACCGACAAGTGGGGGCGCTCTGCTCTGCACTACGCTGCAGCTTCTGATCTGGACCGAAG GCGTCGTGTTGCTCTGGAGCCTGAGAGTGAAGGAGTGCAGGCGGAGAGGGAGAAAGAGGCGGCACT ATGTTTGGAGTTCCTGCTTCAGAGCGGAGCGACGGCCTCTCTCAAAGACAAACTAGGTTACAGTCCAGTGCATTACGCTGCAGCCTACGGACACAAACACTGTCTGGAGCTG CTGCTGGACAGAGATGACGGTTATCATAACGACCCGGAATGCCCTAACGCCAGGAGTCCCCTTCACCTGGCC GCATACCATGGTCACGCTCAGGCCTTGGAGGTGCTGCTGCAGGGTGAGAGGGAGGTGGACCGTGTGGACGAGGCCGGCCGGACCCCTCTTGCCATGGCGGCTCAGCGGGGTCACACAGACTGCGTTCACATCCTGCTCAGCCATGGGGCGTCGCCGCACACTTGTGACACGCAGCACGGAGGCACTCCAGTGCACTTAGCAG TGATGAACGGCCACACGGAGTGCGTGCGCCTCCTGCTGGACGATTCGGACAGTGCGGCCCTAGCAGACGCCGCTGACTCTCAGGGACA GACCCCTCTGATGCTGGCCGTGGCAGGGGGTCATGTGGACGTCGTGTCTCTGCTGCTGGAGAGGGAAGTGGACGTCAACATGGTGGACAACCACGGCATGACAGCGCTGCACCTAGGG CTGCTGTGCGGCCAAGAGGAATGCGTCCAGTGTCTTCTGGAGCAGGAGGCCTCCGTGTTGCTTGGCGACGCACAGGGTCGCACTGCCATCCACCTGGCGGCGGCGCGCGGCCACGCCTCCTGGCTGAGCGAGCTACTGAGCATCGCCTGCCCTGAACCAGACTCGCTGCCCCCTGTCAGAGACCACCACGGATATACACCACTGCACTGGGCCTGCTACCACG gtCACGAGGGCTGTGTGGAGGTTCTACTGGAGCAGAAGGGTTGTCGCTGCATTGACGGCAACCCATTCACGCCACTGCACTGTGCTGT GGTGAACGGCCACGAGGCGTGTGCATCTCTGCTGCTGGAGGCCATGGGCTCAGCCATCGCTGGCTGCAAGGATGCTAAAGAAAG GACTCCCCTCCATGCGGCAGCCTTCTCGGGTCACGTGGATTGCGTCCAGCTGCTCCTTTCCCACGATGCACCAGTGGACGCCGTGGACCAATCGGGTCGCAGCACATTGATGATGGCGGCCGAGAAGGGTCACACTGGGGTCGTTG aGGTTCTGCTCAACAGTGCCCCCAGCAGCCTCCATCTAACGGACAAAGATGGCAACACCGCCCTGCATCTAGCTTGTAAGAAT tggccaaAGGAACATAGTAACTCAACTGCAGACAGTATCAAACGTTTATCAGAG ggGAAAAAGAGGAGGCGTTTGTTAGAG GGAAAAGAACAGTGCGTCCTGCTAATCCTGGACAAATTGTCCGACTCAGAGCGAATCAACGCCACAAACGCCGCGCTGCAAAC CCCCCTCCACCTGGCGGCTCGTAGCGGACTCAAACAGGCGGTCCAGGAGCTGCTGTCGCGTGGAGCCAACATTCAGACGGTGGACGAGAACG GTTTGACCCCGGCTCTGGCTTGCGCCCCCAGCCATCAGGTGGCAGACTGTCTGGCTCTCATTCTGGCTACCATGATGCCTTTCTGCTCCCCTTGCAGCTCCGGGGCCCCCTCCCCGGGTTCCCTGCTGAGGCAGCTTCACCCTAAGGCGCCCAGAGGCCCCCCCGACAACGCCCGACCCCGTGGACCTCGCAGCCCACGGAACCCGTCGGGACCCTCCAGCGAGGGGACCACAGAGAACGACTCTGAGGATTCGGAAACGTTCTGA
- the ankrd44 gene encoding serine/threonine-protein phosphatase 6 regulatory ankyrin repeat subunit B isoform X2, whose amino-acid sequence MAVLKLADQPPLIQAIFSADPEDIRMLICKSEDINALDAEKRTPLHAAAFLDDAEITELLILSGARVNAKDNMWLTPLHRAVASRSEEAVRVLIRHSADVNARDKNWQTPLHLAAANNALRCAEVIIPMLSSVNVSDRGGRTALHHAALNGHREMVNLLLAKGANINAFDKKDGRALHWAAFMGHLDVVCLLVSQGAEISCKDKRGYTPLHTAASSGQIAVIDESNAFGNTALHVACFNGQEAVVSELIDYGANVSQANNKGFTPLHFAAASTHGALCLEVLVNNGADVNVQSRDGKSPLHMTAVHGRFTRSQTLIQNGGEIDSVDKDGNTPLHIAARYGHELLINTLITSGADCTRRGVHGMFPLHMAALNAHSDCCRKLLSSGRRFSIMCNDSVLCAGFQIDTPDSQGRTCLHAAAAGGNVECVKLLLTSGGDHNRRDNCGRTSLHYAAASRHYQCLETLVACGTAINATDKWGRSALHYAAASDLDRRRRVALEPESEGVQAEREKEAALCLEFLLQSGATASLKDKLGYSPVHYAAAYGHKHCLELLLDRDDGYHNDPECPNARSPLHLAAYHGHAQALEVLLQGEREVDRVDEAGRTPLAMAAQRGHTDCVHILLSHGASPHTCDTQHGGTPVHLAVMNGHTECVRLLLDDSDSAALADAADSQGQTPLMLAVAGGHVDVVSLLLEREVDVNMVDNHGMTALHLGLLCGQEECVQCLLEQEASVLLGDAQGRTAIHLAAARGHASWLSELLSIACPEPDSLPPVRDHHGYTPLHWACYHGHEGCVEVLLEQKGCRCIDGNPFTPLHCAVVNGHEACASLLLEAMGSAIAGCKDAKERTPLHAAAFSGHVDCVQLLLSHDAPVDAVDQSGRSTLMMAAEKGHTGVVEVLLNSAPSSLHLTDKDGNTALHLACKNWPKEHSNSTADSIKRLSEGKKRRRLLEGKEQCVLLILDKLSDSERINATNAALQTPLHLAARSGLKQAVQELLSRGANIQTVDENGLTPALACAPSHQVADCLALILATMMPFCSPCSSGAPSPGSLLRQLHPKAPRGPPDNARPRGPRSPRNPSGPSSEGTTENDSEDSETF is encoded by the exons CCTCCTCTCATCCAGGCCATCTTTAGCGCCGACCCCGAGGATATACGAATGCTCATATGCAAGTCTGAAGACATCAATGCTCTG GATGCTGAGAAGCGTACTCCGCTCCATGCTGCCGCCTTCCTGGATGATGCCGAAATCACTGAACTCCTCATCCTCTCAG GCGCCCGGGTCAATGCCAAAGATAACATGTGGCTCACCCCACTCCATCGGGCTGTGGCGTCCCGCAGCGAG GAGGCTGTACGAGTGCTGATCCGCCACTCGGCCGACGTCAATGCCCGCGACAAGAACTGGCAGACGCCGCTGCACCTGGCCGCCGCCAACAATGCGCTGCGCTGCGCCGAGGTCATCATCCCCATGCTGAGCAGCGTCAACGTGTCGGACCGCGGCGGACGCACCGCCCTGCACCACGCCGCCCTCAATGGCCACAGAGAG atgGTCAACCTTCTCCTCGCTAAAGGAGCCAACATCAACGCTTTCGATAAGAAGGATGGGCGGGCACTGCACTGGGCCGCTTTTATGG GTCACTTGGATGTAGTGTGTCTACTGGTGAGTCAGGGGGCGGAGATAAGCTGCAAGGACAAGCGAGGCTACACCCCCCTGCACACGGCGGCCTCTAGTGGACAGATAGCGGTG ATCGATGAGTCCAACGCCTTCGGGAACACGGCGCTCCACGTGGCGTGTTTCAACGGCCAGGAGGCTGTGGTGAGCGAGCTGATCGACTACGGTGCTAACGTCAGCCAGGCTAATAACAAAGGTTTCACACCGCTGCACTTTGCCGCCGCCTCCACGCACGGAGCGCTCTGTTTGGAGGTCCTGGTCAATAACGGTGCCGATGTCAACGTACAG AGTCGAGATGGAAAGAGTCCTCTTCACATGACTGCTGTCCACGGTCGCTTTACTCGCTCTCAGACTCTCATCCAGAATG GCGGTGAGATCGACAGTGTGGACAAGGACGGCAACACGCCGCTCCACATCGCTGCTCGCTACGGCCACGAACTCCTGATCAACACGCTCATCACCAGCGGAGCCGACTGCACCAG ACGAGGTGTCCACGGCATGTTCCCTCTGCACATGGCGGCCTTGAATGCTCACTCGGACTGCTGCCGCAAGCTTCTCTCCTCAG GCCGGAGGTTTAGCATAATGTGTAACGACTCGGTCCTGTGTGCAGGCTTCCAGATCGACACCCCCGACAGTCAGGGGAGGACCTGCCTGCACGCCGCCGCCGCCGGAGG cAACGTGGAGTGTGTCAAGTTATTGTTGACGAGCGGCGGCGACCACAACAGGAGGGACAACTGCGGCAG GACTTCGCTCCACTATGCCGCCGCCAGTCGTCACTACCAGTGTCTGGAGACCCTGGTGGCTTGTGGGACCGCCATTAATGCCACCGACAAGTGGGGGCGCTCTGCTCTGCACTACGCTGCAGCTTCTGATCTGGACCGAAG GCGTCGTGTTGCTCTGGAGCCTGAGAGTGAAGGAGTGCAGGCGGAGAGGGAGAAAGAGGCGGCACT ATGTTTGGAGTTCCTGCTTCAGAGCGGAGCGACGGCCTCTCTCAAAGACAAACTAGGTTACAGTCCAGTGCATTACGCTGCAGCCTACGGACACAAACACTGTCTGGAGCTG CTGCTGGACAGAGATGACGGTTATCATAACGACCCGGAATGCCCTAACGCCAGGAGTCCCCTTCACCTGGCC GCATACCATGGTCACGCTCAGGCCTTGGAGGTGCTGCTGCAGGGTGAGAGGGAGGTGGACCGTGTGGACGAGGCCGGCCGGACCCCTCTTGCCATGGCGGCTCAGCGGGGTCACACAGACTGCGTTCACATCCTGCTCAGCCATGGGGCGTCGCCGCACACTTGTGACACGCAGCACGGAGGCACTCCAGTGCACTTAGCAG TGATGAACGGCCACACGGAGTGCGTGCGCCTCCTGCTGGACGATTCGGACAGTGCGGCCCTAGCAGACGCCGCTGACTCTCAGGGACA GACCCCTCTGATGCTGGCCGTGGCAGGGGGTCATGTGGACGTCGTGTCTCTGCTGCTGGAGAGGGAAGTGGACGTCAACATGGTGGACAACCACGGCATGACAGCGCTGCACCTAGGG CTGCTGTGCGGCCAAGAGGAATGCGTCCAGTGTCTTCTGGAGCAGGAGGCCTCCGTGTTGCTTGGCGACGCACAGGGTCGCACTGCCATCCACCTGGCGGCGGCGCGCGGCCACGCCTCCTGGCTGAGCGAGCTACTGAGCATCGCCTGCCCTGAACCAGACTCGCTGCCCCCTGTCAGAGACCACCACGGATATACACCACTGCACTGGGCCTGCTACCACG gtCACGAGGGCTGTGTGGAGGTTCTACTGGAGCAGAAGGGTTGTCGCTGCATTGACGGCAACCCATTCACGCCACTGCACTGTGCTGT GGTGAACGGCCACGAGGCGTGTGCATCTCTGCTGCTGGAGGCCATGGGCTCAGCCATCGCTGGCTGCAAGGATGCTAAAGAAAG GACTCCCCTCCATGCGGCAGCCTTCTCGGGTCACGTGGATTGCGTCCAGCTGCTCCTTTCCCACGATGCACCAGTGGACGCCGTGGACCAATCGGGTCGCAGCACATTGATGATGGCGGCCGAGAAGGGTCACACTGGGGTCGTTG aGGTTCTGCTCAACAGTGCCCCCAGCAGCCTCCATCTAACGGACAAAGATGGCAACACCGCCCTGCATCTAGCTTGTAAGAAT tggccaaAGGAACATAGTAACTCAACTGCAGACAGTATCAAACGTTTATCAGAG ggGAAAAAGAGGAGGCGTTTGTTAGAG GGAAAAGAACAGTGCGTCCTGCTAATCCTGGACAAATTGTCCGACTCAGAGCGAATCAACGCCACAAACGCCGCGCTGCAAAC CCCCCTCCACCTGGCGGCTCGTAGCGGACTCAAACAGGCGGTCCAGGAGCTGCTGTCGCGTGGAGCCAACATTCAGACGGTGGACGAGAACG GTTTGACCCCGGCTCTGGCTTGCGCCCCCAGCCATCAGGTGGCAGACTGTCTGGCTCTCATTCTGGCTACCATGATGCCTTTCTGCTCCCCTTGCAGCTCCGGGGCCCCCTCCCCGGGTTCCCTGCTGAGGCAGCTTCACCCTAAGGCGCCCAGAGGCCCCCCCGACAACGCCCGACCCCGTGGACCTCGCAGCCCACGGAACCCGTCGGGACCCTCCAGCGAGGGGACCACAGAGAACGACTCTGAGGATTCGGAAACGTTCTGA